The genomic stretch AACTTATATTTTCTCATCTTCGGGAGATCCTTCAATTCCTCAATCGCTACGACCACATTGTCAAATCTTGACGTTAAAGAACACAAGATTTTTTCGACAACATACTGCTCCGAGACCGTTTCTCCACATTCTTTTCCTTGGTTCACCAATAAAGTAATTATGGTTGTGAAATCATTGATGATTTCCTTCTcttccatttgaatcaattcaagtttatgtttgtgagtttgtaacctcaccacGTTTGCCTTGTCAGTCCCTGCATATGCCTTCTCTAAGATTTTCCATGCTTGTTTCGATTATTCGCaatcaccaactttctcaaatttgtcatcattcacacattgatGGATCAAAACAGTGCCTTGAAATTTTTCTTCTGCTCTTCCTTATGCGTTGCTCACTATGCATCTGTTACACCTTCATTTATTTTCACCATCTGTCATAGTTCTTTGCATCAAGGATAGATAGGTTTAAAGACATTCTTTCATTGGAGATAAAATTCATGTTACACGCTAGGTGATTGTGGATCAGAACCAAGatcttgatgccaaatgttagGACTTGGAATCACAAGATTGTTGAATAATGGAGAAATTTTAAtatggagagagagagagagagagagagagagagagagaggaggaGAGATTGAGGTTGATAAATTACATTAACATTGATAACAATACCTCCAAGATATTTAAACTATTACAACTGGACTGAGACACAAGTAACAACATCAAATAACTAAAAACTAGAAAACTAACTGTCTATAACCGGTTACGCAAAACCTGTAACCAGTTACAACTTCTAcaaaaactaaaaataaaacaGTGGTAACCGATTACTGCGAATGCGTAACCATTACACCCATGAGTCAACTTTCTATTTCCAATACCTGAAGTGAATTTCGCCTAGCTGTAACCAGTTACAGCCTCGTGGTAACCAGATGCAACACTTGAATTATTGTTTTTCACTTAATATTATATAGGTGAATCATTTTTGATATATAAAACAATAAAATATTGTTGGGTTGAATATGAGAGGAGAGTGGTCTAGAAGGGGTTGAATAGATCTTTGATTAATAAAAAATtcttttaaaaatattttcaacatcagaattttcaaaatgaatgAGAGTGAAAGATTTTAGGAAATATACGCTATGGATCGGGTTCACGTATTGCCTAATGAACATAAAATATAATGAAAATCGAAACGATTAAACGACTAACATACAACATGCAAATTAATTGAATTCAATTCACAACGAGATATTTTGAATGAAATTTTATTATAATGAATGAAAGTATAATATTACATGTTTATATAAATATAATAAGTTGAAATAATGTTTAGCAGACAATATCTAACACAAAATTAAGCTTTAACATTAAAACACTACGAGTAATAAACCTAACAACATACAACTCTATACGCGATAAAACCCTAATATCATAAATTTCTAGAAAGTGATTAACAACATATGATAATGCATACTAAGCAAAATTTAAAAGAAATAGATAAATAAAATTTTGCAAAAGTATTTAAAGGGTTCAAAGCATCGTCCTCGTTTGCACCTAATTCATTCTCCAACGGGGGAGGAAGAAGAAGATAATTAAAATGTTTGAATATGAAACTTTTAATATGTATTTTTATATTTAACTTTCGTGCATATGGagattatttatttttatttcaacTTTAAAAATGAATGATTTAATTTTATAActttatttaaaatttattttataaattttaaaatatttatttatttattttattgataatattttattataattatattattatgtttataataatataattataatatattCTTATACAATATTGCAAATATTAGTCGAGAGTTAAATCTCTCACAAATACCAAAatgtattttattttaaaaataatcaACCAATTTGCAAGGTACTTAACTCCTCACAAATACCAAAATTTATATTCTTCTCTAGGGGGGCTAAGCCCTTGGTAAAATATTGATATACTCTGTCATTTTAGGCTGCGCCTACGTCCGCCTTTAGCAATAGAAAATTTAGAGATCAGTTTTGCTAGAGGTTTAATCCCAAATAAAAATAACGATGTGACAGGTCCTTCGATAATAATTTGTGATGATCTTTTAACTTGGGAATTTATCCCCTCACAAATTTTTGAttttatgaaaagttttttttACACTAGTGAGAGATTTAATCCCTAGCTAAACACTTTTTTTAGGGTACTACTTTGTAATTATTATAAGCAAACACTCTCATTTCATAATCATTATGCAAGTAATTTTCTACATATGTTGCTTAAAAGGAGAACTTGAGAGTAGAGTAAAAGCATCTAAAAAATAATGAAGATTTATTGAACACCTATGTAACAAAACTTATTCCAAAATTTTAACCTATGAAACAAAAATTAAAGTGAATTCCAAACCTATGTAGCAATTCTAGTGTTTGGTGCGGCTACTGTTGCTGGAGTGACCAAATCATGATCAGTTGTCGTCGACGACATAACAACAACCTCAGTTGACCCTTCAAATTCTGGTGCAATGATGTTTGTTTCTTTGCTCTTACCCCATAACACCATGTACAAGCCACCAACAATTAGCACACCTCCAATTACACTAACATGTTTCACAAAACCAGGACTTAATTAGTAAAATCATTATCATATATTATATTTTTCCAAAAGAGTATATACAGTTTTTTCATATGCATACCTTCCTACATAGAGAGTTTCATCTAACAACAAGGAAGCAGCAATAGCGATAACCAAAAGGTTAAGAGGATTGAATGCAGATGCATAAACTGGACCTTTCTTCTTTACACACCATGCTGTCACAATAAACACTAATCCAGATGTCACAATTCCCTGCAATAACAGATGATATATCGAATGCGTGAATGCGTGATTTTCTCATGGTAAGAAATCTGAATTCGTAAGTTTATAGGTTAAAAGTACCGAATAAGCTGCAGTTAGAAGTCTGAAACTCCAACCCAATTTCCATTGACTCCAATCTTTCTCAACACAAAGGGCAAAGAGTGTGGCTTGTATCGCTCCCATTAGCGTCATCAGCGCTGTGCTTGAGTAATAACTTGGATACTCTTTACTCATCTTAGCCTGAATAATGAGCCATAATGAAAGACTAAAACAGCTTCCGAAACCACATAAAACACCGACAACGTTTTTGGTGCTGTCATAATTAGTTGCTCCTGTGTTGCTGTTATGCAAAAGATTGATGTGGACATTCCAAATGTTGATTTCTTCTCCTTTGAAAAATATCAGAATCATTGACCCAACAACTCCTGTTATTGTTCCCAATATCTTCATCTTCCCTGCTATGGTTCCCATGTTTAACATTTCTAAGCTTAAAAATAGTTGGAACACAAAATAATATTTTTTAGTAGGCAGAAGAAGAAAACTCTAAAAAAAGAAGAATAAGTGTGGTGGTGGTGAGTACTTACCGGCACAAGATGGCAAGGATGAAAGTGACGAGAGGAATGAGATTGTAAACAGCAGAAGCAAATGTTGCTGATACCAAAGCCAATGCAGTGAAAAAAAGGTTTTGGAATAAAGTCCCTctgtttatattattattttagaAAACATAAACTCAAGCAAAGAGATTCATAACATCAGAAAATGAATAAACAAAAACTTTGACCTTAAATTCAAAAACTGTTTAGAAAGTTTTTGCTCCGTGATTATAAACATGAATTGATCCATTAGACTAACCCTAAGTTTGAGTATATTTTTGTTTTATAGACTATATGAAAATAAAGCAACTTCAAGATTCATTGCTAGCATATGAGGAGAAACATAAGAAGAAGAAAGAGCTCACTGGAATAATATTCAAGATGCAACTAAAAGAAAATGAAGAAAGTCAAAGAAATGAGAGATGTCAACAAAGACGAGTTAGAGGTCGAGAAAGAGACCGCGAACGAGGATATTTTGGAAGTGGCAACTATGTACGAGGGTTAGATTTGACAAGCGACAGTTATTAGAGATGAGGAACCTCAACAAGAGAATGTGAAAGAGGATACATAAACACAAAGAATCATAAGTCTCAAAGTCAATGCTAGAGTTATTAGAAGTTCGGTCATTTCACTTCCTAATATCTAGATATTTCAAGAATAAAGGTTAGGGAAAGATCAACAATGTGGAAGGAAAGGATGAGACATTTGAAACATTGTTGCTAGCATGTGGAAATAATGTAGGAAGTCAAGAAAATTCATGGCACCTTGACACTAGTGAAAACAACTATATGTGCGGAAAAAAAAGAGTAGGTTTAAATAAATTAATGAATCAGTAAATAAAAATGTCTCATTTAGGACAAATTTTAAAAAAAGATTTATGATATTCCCACCATGAAAGATTTAAGTCTCTCCATCAAAGATAAAAGAAAATAATCTAATCACAAAGGTACAAATGTTGAGGAATATGTTGTTCTCGTTGAATGCGCAAAATGATGTGGCAGCAAAATAGATGATACAATGATGCACAATGGCTTTGAGATCTTTGATATTGGTACTTGAACGTTGGAGACTTGAGTTTGATGTAAAAATAATATCCGCCGAGAGTTTTACCATCAATCAACTATCCAAATCAATTGTGCGAAAGATACTTACTCAAAAAATAATTTAGAACAAATTTTTCGAAATAGTCAAAAGTCTAGAGCCTAAAAGTCACTCGAACTTGTACATGTTTCCGTGTCCGAGCCAATCAAACCAAACTTATTAGAAAAATACAATTATTTTCTTCTTTTCATCGATAATTTTTCTTAAAAAATTTGAGTATATTTCTTGAAACAGAATTGAAAAGTCCTTATTGCCTTCAAATAAGTTTAAAGCTATTGTGGAGAAAGAAATTAATCAATAGATAAAAATTGATCAAAGTTATGCATACAGACTCATAAGAGTTTTAAAAATTGAATGGGATTATGAATAAAAAGCAATCATACCCGAATAAGCCGCAACAAAATGACATAGAAAGCACCCTCCATGTCAGTTTTGGTCTATTCTTTCTGTTTTAAAATTCAATCAcaacacacacacaaacaaatTCTAGTCATTCGTCAAGCATAGAAATATAAACTaaacaaaaaggagtgaaaggGAATATGAATAAACCTCTCGAAAACAAGAGCAAGAGGCAAAGAGAAGGCAGCTCCAAAAATGAGACGATAGGAAGTGACTACCCTAATACTCATTCCATCATTTATAGCAATTTTGTAACACACACTCGCAGCAGCATATGCAATTTGCACCAAAACCATCAGCACTACTGGTTTCAACTCTCCCAAGATTTTCCATGTATTCTTCATAATAATAAATAGTTATTTGTAACAAGGAAACACAGAATATGTTTTTTTACACAACAAAGAATGTGATACAACAAAGAATGTGATGGAATATGATTCAAAAGTTAGCCAAGTATTAATAGATTATTTGTATTATATCTATGTAAACAATTAATATAGCAATAAAAAAACACATTTTTCAATGCAAGTTGACTACTCCCTCTTGActttaaaataaaatatgttaGCCTAACAATATAAGTCAAATACTTCTcaaattaataaatatactattcactcttgttttattttaaaaaaaatatttttgaaatacaTTGAATAACTAATGTATTTTTTAATAACTAATGTATTGAGAGTTTATATAAATTAGATATGCTGTctatttaataaatttaaaatgtaaattttttataaataaaatttgaGAAAGTATTTTTAATAACTTGCATTTTTTATTCTAGAAGTATTTGATAACACTATTTTAGAATAAAATGTACAAAAGTTTATGTATTTAGGTTAAATATAATCTAAATACACTGGGTTTTTTGTTTACAtttaaaaaagaaataaacatTTTTCCTTCTGTCTAGAAAAAGTAATATAGTTGAATAATTCACATAAATTAAAAAAACTATTTGAATGAAAGACAAAGAAAAGATTAATTTTACTGAAATACCTTTAATATTATGTATTTTTCTAATAACAAAGTAGGAATATATATCAGATATGTTATTTTGACACTACAAAATTACACTACACCATATTTTATGTTCATTTTTGTATTAAAAAGTATGTTAAATATTCATATCATCTTCTTTCTCATCATTTGAGATCGGATTTTATTATATAATTTATTCTTTCTCATTACTTTTCAATATTACACACTTTGTTCTTTCTGcgattttttttaaataatcacattttttaaattaatttctAAAATAACCAATATTTCAATATATTACCGTAATAATCACATTTTCAAACAGATGCGCCAAATGAACTGGCGCATCCATTTAAAAGGAAGAGGAGACGTTACTGGTGCTGGCGCATGCTTTCAAAGCAATGCATGGAGGCGCCAGCAACCATGGCGCATATGCATGTGCCTTGGTGTATGCGCGAATTCATGTAACGCATACACCTCaagattttatttatttatattggtttatttaataaataattaaataaaatattattaaaaaaatatattcaTGATATAATAAAAGATACATGGAATTGACAAAAATTCAATGACAGTCCCGATCGAAACGTTCCCCTGTTCCATATTCAGGTGCGTTAgtctgtcttcgaggtctcccatgATTTTTCTAAGGTGTTTCGGGTatttgtgtgctgacctgatccAATGATGGCTGATGTGAAGGCCCGGTTGATGTTCCGACGGTATTTGATAaatgtgtcatcatttgttcccaatagtCGGGGGGCTCTGGCCAACAACACTTCCATAATCGAATTTGGTGCCCATGTTATCGTAGTTGGGTTGATGTGGTTGGGTGAATTatggacggtatagttgcccgAATTTGGAggttgaattgttttggaaacaaagcaatgattcctggggtgtactatagttaaacaattGTTGGGTGTTTTGAGGAtgggatgtttgggtggtcattggtggggggctacgataAAGTGAACCGTATGAATCATTTGGGCTATAGACTGCTATGGTGGATGCGTATGGTTGTTAgtgggtagggtttgattcttggttttgaggTTGGATGGGTGGCATGAATGAattgcgaggttgggtgtttggcatgAATGGGTTGCGAAGTTGGGCGTTTGGTTGCTGGGTGTATgtggtagggtgatggtgtgaggttggttgttgggtttgagtggtttgacattggtgttggacgGAGACTTGTTGTTAGGCGTATGATCacgaagctagttggcgtggatcaatcaaataccttggctcagacacaaattgttgcattgtaaccgacctaaaccatgtcatatattgttgagttggtctagcaccatgtatgactggttcgtttaagatgtgttgtcttcgattcctccaatgacgacacatctcttttgcgaagtctctccagtcggaataatctcattgggcatcgactcttttttgatgccaatctcccaaacacgtcggaggttctggaatttgttgttgcatgccgaactgcagttttaccTGGTCACTTgggtgcatctccacagtagtgaatCGAATAATTGGTGTctttgttgtccaaactgcaacatcatcatggttaacctgatgatcaagacctagataaactgtacaacaatacgacatgattagatgataaataatttgtgagtatttttaaattaaaatagagttgtgtaggagtattacatcgtctggtccaatgtggtccaatagattacgatagactactatagcatgtttcagacacctattgtagttcatccctctaactgaccacctagatcatgaacaattgaaaaatattgtttatagttaattgtaatataaagtctaattaattaaatggtaaaatgttaaacttactttgttgcaaacggGAAAATGAATGAGTTCTCGTTTACCGGGGCAAGTGACGACATTCTTGATcaacctcatgcttgtagcaaatacgGTCATGAATGAAAAGTAGAAgtattttttttggaatttttacACATCGCACTATATAGATGGACCAAAATAGTTGAACCCCAAttatatgtgcttaccttattaatgttgcgtaacaacggtaaatacataatatttaccgtattaccagtactttctggaaataaaaaattaccaaataaaatcataatataacatcgagctttaattattttttcgtACTCAGTTGATTCTTCGATCAATATTATACTCGCATTATATTTTTTgagatattttaaatttataccttaCCCCCTAGCTTGATCAGATGTCTCTCCCTCAGCTTGGtcgtcacacaaaggggcacccaataattcattgcagatagaGTTATCCTAgttaactctaccattcacggCCTTACCATCGATACGTATGCCTAACAACATGTAAACATCCTCAAGTGTGACGTTACACTCTCCAAtaaagcaagaataaatttgtagtcaaCCGAGTACGAGACTATGTTGAGGAGATTTCCAAAATCACATCCTCTAATATTTGGTTTTATCAAAGTATtgtggggtacatattcatgtacacgacatcgaaATCGTTTTGGGTCTTAATAAAACATATttaagaaataaaataagaagaagtaatataaaataaa from Lathyrus oleraceus cultivar Zhongwan6 chromosome 7, CAAS_Psat_ZW6_1.0, whole genome shotgun sequence encodes the following:
- the LOC127100763 gene encoding WAT1-related protein At1g25270, giving the protein MKNTWKILGELKPVVLMVLVQIAYAAASVCYKIAINDGMSIRVVTSYRLIFGAAFSLPLALVFERKNRPKLTWRVLSMSFCCGLFGGTLFQNLFFTALALVSATFASAVYNLIPLVTFILAILCRLEMLNMGTIAGKMKILGTITGVVGSMILIFFKGEEINIWNVHINLLHNSNTGATNYDSTKNVVGVLCGFGSCFSLSLWLIIQAKMSKEYPSYYSSTALMTLMGAIQATLFALCVEKDWSQWKLGWSFRLLTAAYSGIVTSGLVFIVTAWCVKKKGPVYASAFNPLNLLVIAIAASLLLDETLYVGSVIGGVLIVGGLYMVLWGKSKETNIIAPEFEGSTEVVVMSSTTTDHDLVTPATVAAPNTRIAT